The Gemmata palustris genome includes a region encoding these proteins:
- a CDS encoding DUF1800 domain-containing protein: MADALSSDLTKVDPSEAWKPWKPASGEWNRKWVSHLYRRAGFGATPAETDKAIADGLSKTLAHFMTGDPDAADRLELLTETGKYYTEPVNLRVWWLYAMTEGGHPLREKLALFWHNHFATSYAKVRSTKLMYEQNVTIRKHALGTFRPFLLDMSKDTAMLVWLDSNRNVKGAPNENYAREVMELFSLGVGNYTEKDIQEAARALTGWHHDAEVQKFEFNRELHDDGNKTIFGKTGKWSGEDVVRLCCDQGACAKFLVSKLYAFLVSETPPPKALVAPLADQFRKSDYDTAALVKTILGSRLFFSEHAYHKRVKWPVECALGAVRSATGERVPLADVVDPLSKMGQALFAPPNVKGWRTGTDWLNSATLLARNNFAEKVAVGDWSRNGRGRPPQQFGFVAEPTKIDEPKPVDTASAPAPEAKHDVCTTIFAANPKDVAAVVTQMSTLLYGEAAAPAQVKKLETFLLTPGPTAGAAPVAPKGPKPKSKGPTPPETKSADGTKTKSEPEPKPKKAEPPKPLDPKDVKLDSPEFKARVREAYHAMMCLPEYQLN; encoded by the coding sequence ATGGCGGATGCCCTCTCCTCCGATTTGACCAAAGTCGATCCGAGTGAAGCGTGGAAGCCGTGGAAACCAGCCAGCGGCGAGTGGAACCGCAAATGGGTTTCGCACCTCTACCGCCGCGCCGGGTTCGGCGCGACGCCCGCCGAAACGGACAAGGCGATCGCTGACGGTTTAAGCAAGACGCTCGCGCACTTCATGACCGGCGACCCGGACGCGGCCGACCGGCTCGAGCTGCTCACCGAAACGGGCAAGTACTACACCGAGCCGGTGAACCTCCGCGTGTGGTGGCTCTACGCCATGACCGAGGGCGGGCACCCGCTCCGCGAGAAGCTCGCGCTGTTCTGGCACAACCACTTCGCCACGAGCTACGCGAAGGTGCGCAGCACGAAGCTGATGTACGAGCAAAATGTCACCATTCGGAAGCACGCACTCGGCACGTTCCGGCCGTTCCTACTCGACATGAGCAAGGACACGGCGATGCTGGTGTGGCTCGACTCCAACCGCAACGTGAAGGGCGCGCCCAACGAGAACTACGCCCGCGAAGTGATGGAACTGTTCTCGCTCGGGGTCGGCAATTACACCGAGAAGGACATTCAGGAAGCGGCCCGCGCGCTGACCGGCTGGCACCACGACGCCGAGGTGCAGAAGTTCGAGTTCAACCGCGAACTGCACGACGACGGCAACAAAACGATCTTCGGCAAGACGGGCAAGTGGAGCGGCGAGGACGTCGTGCGCCTCTGCTGCGATCAGGGCGCGTGCGCGAAGTTCCTGGTCTCGAAGCTCTACGCCTTCCTCGTGAGCGAAACGCCCCCGCCGAAGGCGCTGGTGGCCCCGCTCGCGGACCAGTTCCGCAAGTCGGATTACGACACCGCGGCCCTCGTGAAGACGATCCTCGGGTCGCGGCTGTTCTTCAGCGAGCACGCCTATCACAAGCGCGTGAAGTGGCCCGTCGAGTGCGCGCTGGGCGCGGTCCGCAGCGCGACCGGCGAGCGCGTCCCGCTCGCGGACGTGGTCGATCCGCTCTCGAAGATGGGGCAGGCGCTGTTCGCCCCGCCGAACGTGAAGGGCTGGCGCACAGGTACCGACTGGCTGAACAGTGCGACGCTCCTCGCGCGGAACAACTTCGCGGAGAAGGTCGCGGTCGGTGACTGGAGCCGCAACGGGCGCGGGCGCCCGCCGCAACAGTTCGGGTTCGTCGCCGAGCCAACGAAAATCGACGAGCCGAAGCCGGTGGACACGGCGTCCGCGCCCGCACCGGAAGCGAAGCACGACGTCTGCACCACGATCTTCGCCGCGAATCCCAAGGACGTTGCGGCGGTCGTGACGCAAATGAGCACACTGCTCTACGGCGAAGCCGCTGCGCCCGCGCAGGTCAAGAAGCTGGAGACGTTCTTGCTCACGCCCGGCCCCACCGCGGGTGCAGCACCCGTGGCCCCGAAGGGACCGAAGCCGAAGAGTAAGGGGCCGACCCCTCCCGAGACCAAATCGGCGGACGGGACAAAGACCAAATCGGAACCCGAACCCAAGCCCAAGAAGGCGGAGCCGCCCAAACCGCTCGATCCAAAAGACGTGAAGCTCGATTCGCCGGAGTTCAAGGCGCGCGTTCGCGAAGCCTACCACGCGATGATGTGTCTACCGGAATACCAACTGAACTAG
- a CDS encoding DUF1501 domain-containing protein codes for MSTRRDFLKTTLGASSLLAVGGVVPEFLASTARAAEKEDKKKDTILVVIELTGGNDGLNTVAPYGDDLYHKARPTLAFGKKEVQKLDDYHGLHPRMNELKRLYDEKRLAVIQGVGYPNPDRSHFESMDIWQLADPKRGHTSGWLARSIPGMSVRDAGVPGMYLGNERLPVAIQGADGGVISLADRASFKLQLTGNQANRKALIEDLNGEKDTGKADLAAFVRKRQLQTYTSLKKIDDALREAGGSGQGRTNEFVGGRVVQRDPDDLNTLSGKLGLVGRLIQKGLGTRIYYVQLGGFDTHSGQAEMHAKLLGELSTSIGNFFNGLQAEHSERVAVMTYSEFGRRVKENGSRGTDHGSGSCMFLAGSQVVGGLVGKHPSLSDLTDGDIKYHTDFRRVYATLLDDWLEVDSRGVLDDKFEKLPLIDRKKKAPAGSGPSKSNNPLPPGALPDDPTAPGAGAPPVKEDVPPPVEK; via the coding sequence ATGTCTACCCGACGCGACTTCCTGAAGACCACCCTCGGTGCCTCGAGCCTGCTGGCCGTCGGCGGGGTGGTGCCGGAGTTCCTCGCCTCGACCGCGCGCGCCGCGGAGAAGGAAGACAAGAAGAAGGACACCATTCTCGTGGTGATCGAACTCACCGGCGGGAACGACGGGCTGAACACCGTTGCGCCCTACGGCGACGACCTCTACCACAAGGCGCGCCCCACGCTCGCGTTCGGCAAGAAGGAGGTGCAGAAGCTCGACGACTACCACGGCCTGCACCCGCGCATGAACGAGCTGAAGCGCCTGTACGACGAAAAGCGGCTCGCGGTCATTCAGGGCGTCGGGTACCCGAACCCGGACCGCTCGCACTTCGAGAGCATGGACATCTGGCAGCTCGCCGACCCGAAGCGCGGCCACACGAGCGGCTGGCTCGCCCGCAGCATCCCCGGTATGAGCGTGAGGGACGCGGGCGTCCCGGGCATGTACCTCGGGAACGAGCGCCTCCCCGTCGCGATCCAGGGTGCGGACGGCGGCGTCATCAGCCTCGCCGACCGCGCGAGTTTCAAGCTCCAACTCACGGGCAACCAGGCGAACCGCAAGGCGCTCATCGAAGACTTGAACGGTGAGAAGGACACGGGTAAGGCCGACCTCGCGGCGTTCGTCCGCAAGCGCCAGCTCCAGACGTACACGAGTTTGAAGAAGATCGACGACGCGCTCCGCGAGGCGGGCGGCAGCGGCCAGGGGCGAACCAATGAGTTCGTGGGCGGCCGGGTGGTGCAGCGCGACCCGGACGATCTCAACACCCTGAGCGGCAAACTCGGCCTCGTCGGGCGGCTCATTCAGAAGGGATTGGGCACGCGCATTTATTACGTCCAACTCGGCGGCTTCGACACGCACTCGGGTCAGGCCGAGATGCACGCGAAACTGCTGGGCGAACTTTCCACGTCGATCGGTAACTTCTTCAACGGCTTGCAAGCCGAGCACTCGGAGCGCGTCGCCGTGATGACGTACTCGGAGTTCGGGCGCCGGGTGAAGGAGAACGGCAGCCGCGGGACCGACCACGGCAGCGGGTCGTGCATGTTCCTGGCCGGGTCGCAGGTCGTCGGCGGGCTGGTGGGCAAGCACCCGAGTCTCTCGGACCTCACCGACGGCGACATCAAGTACCACACCGACTTCCGCCGCGTGTACGCGACCCTGCTCGACGACTGGCTCGAAGTGGACAGCCGGGGCGTGCTCGACGACAAGTTCGAGAAGCTCCCGCTGATCGACCGCAAGAAGAAGGCCCCGGCCGGTTCGGGGCCGAGTAAATCCAATAACCCGCTCCCGCCCGGTGCGCTCCCGGACGACCCGACCGCGCCGGGAGCGGGCGCACCTCCGGTGAAAGAGGACGTGCCTCCGCCGGTGGAGAAGTGA
- a CDS encoding glucuronyl esterase domain-containing protein → MRLSLAGLGILIMSVVATPADLPPPDKLPSVAGLPDVLTMRDGTKITSKKDWEEKQRPELKELFQHYMYGRYPHLVEPVKVVVTGKVLFEDAKAFDGKGTLREVEVSFSEASWPKIYLLIAAPNGSAPAACFVGPNFGGNHLLTASDKVRVPTAWVPANYPGVEKGTNKATAAGRGKQADTWPLQQIVEKGYAVATFYCGDIQPDRPNVREGMRATLPVHKDGGPIDETATVMWWAWGCHRAVDFLVTDKSIDAKRLAVVGHSRLGKTALLAGAFDDRIAVVIPHQSGCGGAGPSRSKNEKAEPVKRITTVFPHWFCANFTAFGDDTTKIPFDQHALVAICAPRPVLLTNAEDDQWANPSGQFDVLTAAAPAYKLYGDTKPGADKVPEQGTLSADRLGYFIRAGKHSMTPDDWKVFMQFADKWLK, encoded by the coding sequence ATGCGACTCTCCCTCGCCGGCCTCGGAATCCTCATCATGAGCGTCGTCGCCACCCCCGCGGACTTGCCGCCGCCGGACAAGTTACCCTCGGTCGCAGGGCTCCCGGACGTGTTGACCATGCGCGACGGCACCAAGATCACCAGCAAAAAGGACTGGGAAGAGAAACAGCGGCCCGAACTGAAGGAGCTGTTCCAGCACTACATGTACGGCCGCTACCCGCACTTGGTGGAGCCCGTGAAGGTCGTGGTAACGGGGAAGGTACTGTTCGAGGACGCGAAGGCGTTCGACGGTAAGGGCACGCTGCGCGAGGTAGAGGTCAGTTTCAGTGAAGCGAGTTGGCCGAAGATTTATCTGCTGATCGCCGCACCCAACGGGTCGGCGCCGGCCGCGTGCTTCGTCGGTCCGAACTTCGGCGGGAACCACTTGCTCACCGCGTCCGACAAGGTGCGCGTCCCGACCGCGTGGGTTCCGGCGAACTATCCCGGTGTGGAAAAAGGCACGAACAAGGCGACCGCAGCGGGCCGCGGGAAACAGGCCGATACGTGGCCGCTACAGCAGATCGTCGAGAAGGGCTACGCGGTCGCGACGTTCTATTGCGGCGACATCCAGCCCGACCGCCCGAACGTGCGCGAGGGAATGCGGGCCACGCTGCCGGTCCACAAGGACGGCGGGCCGATCGACGAGACGGCGACCGTCATGTGGTGGGCGTGGGGCTGTCACCGCGCCGTCGACTTCCTCGTGACCGACAAGAGCATTGACGCGAAGCGCCTCGCGGTCGTCGGGCACTCGCGGCTAGGCAAGACGGCGCTACTGGCGGGGGCGTTCGATGACCGCATCGCGGTGGTGATCCCGCACCAATCGGGGTGCGGCGGGGCCGGCCCGAGCCGCAGCAAGAACGAGAAAGCGGAACCGGTGAAGCGCATCACGACCGTGTTCCCGCACTGGTTCTGTGCGAACTTCACCGCGTTCGGCGACGACACCACCAAGATCCCGTTCGACCAGCACGCGCTCGTCGCGATCTGCGCGCCGCGCCCGGTACTCCTCACCAACGCAGAAGACGACCAGTGGGCGAACCCCAGCGGTCAGTTCGACGTGCTGACGGCCGCCGCGCCCGCGTACAAGCTCTACGGCGACACGAAGCCGGGCGCGGATAAAGTGCCGGAGCAGGGGACGTTGAGCGCCGACCGCCTCGGCTACTTCATTCGCGCGGGCAAGCACAGCATGACGCCCGACGACTGGAAGGTGTTCATGCAGTTCGCCGACAAGTGGCTGAAGTGA
- a CDS encoding TIGR02996 domain-containing protein produces the protein MLSDRDALLAAVRATSEEDTPRLVFADWLDENGDPDRAEFIRLQCEFARFADEDCDSYAMYAFLHKHYFPGLIATDWTRIDAGVHRLVVLAMRANDLLRQHSARWLPKVPKKYEVEIDEFDRGFPYRVQFSGLRNLPKSADLIRTSVPAVTLKSDEFTGRVVEQLADVGLLDRMSALEFTGECASGLRELGNRPEAARIRAIATRHGDAEAVASALAEAPNFTGLRTLDMSTAYTSAAAAQTLFGAKCLRTLRRLYLRGRNDWYADTLRALGAGGFTNLTSLRIERAGLDDDAAEVLAACPDLSQLRTLDLSNNRITGSGATALLCSPHLANLVNLCLDRNPCTGLDAERLAAAPRAALRMLHFHGCRLRVADARALARSPRLRTLWYLDIDSNNLGATAVRELVRGFGTWCPPILWLTYNRIDDRGAEALAKWKGASALSALHLKHNPQITDSGVRAMLDSPNLANLDVLCVSTSGEIEERLRARFKHPDGY, from the coding sequence ATGCTCTCGGACCGTGACGCTCTGTTAGCCGCAGTTCGGGCCACCTCGGAAGAGGACACGCCGCGGTTGGTGTTCGCGGACTGGCTCGACGAGAACGGCGACCCCGACCGCGCCGAGTTCATCCGGTTACAGTGCGAGTTCGCGCGCTTCGCCGACGAGGACTGCGACAGCTACGCGATGTACGCGTTCTTGCACAAGCACTATTTCCCCGGCCTCATCGCGACCGACTGGACGCGGATCGACGCGGGCGTTCACCGGCTTGTTGTGCTCGCGATGCGGGCCAACGATCTACTGAGGCAGCACAGCGCCCGGTGGCTCCCGAAGGTACCGAAGAAGTACGAGGTGGAGATCGATGAATTCGACCGCGGGTTCCCGTACCGCGTGCAGTTTAGTGGTTTGCGAAACTTGCCCAAAAGCGCGGATTTGATTCGCACATCCGTTCCGGCCGTCACACTCAAAAGTGACGAGTTCACGGGTCGCGTCGTCGAGCAACTCGCCGATGTGGGGTTGCTCGACCGAATGAGCGCGCTGGAATTCACGGGCGAATGCGCGTCGGGGTTGCGCGAACTCGGTAACCGCCCCGAAGCGGCTCGTATCCGCGCGATCGCGACGCGCCACGGCGACGCAGAAGCGGTCGCGTCGGCCCTGGCGGAAGCGCCGAACTTCACCGGGCTCCGAACGCTCGATATGTCGACCGCGTACACGAGTGCGGCGGCGGCCCAAACACTGTTCGGGGCTAAGTGCCTACGCACGCTCCGGCGCTTGTACCTACGCGGGCGCAACGATTGGTACGCGGACACCCTCCGCGCACTGGGCGCCGGCGGGTTCACGAATCTCACCTCACTTCGCATTGAGCGCGCGGGATTGGACGATGACGCGGCGGAGGTGTTGGCCGCGTGCCCCGACCTCTCGCAGTTGCGCACCCTCGATTTGTCCAACAACCGTATCACCGGGAGCGGGGCTACGGCCCTGCTCTGTTCACCGCACCTCGCGAACCTCGTGAACTTGTGCCTGGACAGAAACCCGTGTACCGGACTGGACGCCGAGCGGCTGGCGGCGGCACCACGAGCGGCGCTGCGGATGCTCCACTTTCACGGGTGCCGGCTCCGGGTCGCGGACGCGCGGGCGCTCGCCCGCAGCCCGAGACTCCGCACGCTCTGGTACCTCGACATCGACAGCAACAATTTGGGTGCGACCGCGGTGCGCGAGCTGGTCCGCGGGTTCGGGACGTGGTGCCCGCCGATCCTGTGGCTTACGTACAACCGGATCGACGACCGTGGCGCGGAAGCGTTGGCGAAATGGAAGGGCGCGTCCGCGCTCAGTGCGCTGCACCTGAAGCACAACCCCCAAATAACTGATTCCGGGGTGCGGGCCATGCTCGATAGCCCGAATCTGGCGAACCTGGACGTGCTCTGCGTTTCCACGAGCGGCGAAATAGAGGAGCGGCTCCGGGCGCGGTTCAAACACCCCGACGGCTACTGA